A window from Puniceicoccales bacterium encodes these proteins:
- a CDS encoding tetratricopeptide repeat protein: MVDFYKSFYESLYAKNKNYTEIVWLLAKLYSESGDIRKGLKMDRKCVRLDPTNPAAHYNLACSLALIGKKTEAITEIQRAIELGYNDKQWLNDDTDLDSLRNCKRFKDLLSGQKMNTTKPCNEQTN, from the coding sequence ATGGTAGATTTTTATAAGAGTTTTTACGAAAGTCTCTATGCAAAAAATAAGAATTACACAGAAATTGTTTGGTTATTAGCTAAATTGTATTCTGAAAGCGGCGACATTCGCAAAGGCTTGAAGATGGACAGGAAATGCGTTAGACTAGACCCAACAAATCCTGCAGCCCATTATAATCTTGCCTGCAGCCTGGCTTTGATAGGAAAAAAAACCGAAGCAATCACAGAAATACAGCGCGCAATTGAACTCGGATATAATGATAAGCAATGGCTTAACGACGACACTGATTTAGATTCTCTGAGAAATTGTAAGCGGTTTAAAGACCTTCTTTCTGGCCAGAAGATGAATACAACGAAGCCATGCAACGAGCAGACCAACTGA